The sequence below is a genomic window from Selenomonadales bacterium.
TTTATTGTGCCGGGGAGTTGCTCTTAGCCTAACTTGCCTACACGGCGCAGAAGATACCGTTCGTAAATCAGCTCGATGCCTTTGTCGCTTACCGCAAACTCAATAGGCACTCTCACGCCGGTGTTAAGCGTGTAGAACCGCTTGTGCGCGCCCGATAAATCCTCCACAAGCAATGGCGCGGTAGTGTCGTTGTATTTGTCCTTGTTCTCAAGCATCAGGAGACTGCCCGCCTTCTTGACCTGCACGCGCATCGTGCCCTTGTAAGTCTCGTACACGCCTGTTAGCGCGGTTAGTTCGCGCTCTAGCGCGATAAAGGGGAGCTCTGCTGGCTCTTGCCCAAGCAGCAGGCACAAGGCGTATTGCCCTATCTGCGACAGCGGATAGCCGCTGCCGTTAGCGAGTAGGACTACCCCCAGCCCTTCCTCGGGCACAAAACCCATAAAGGCAGTCGCCACGAGCACCGAGCCGCCGTGGTCAATCAGAGTGCGACCGTAAAAGGCCGGTGTATTAAACAAGCCCAAAGCGTAGTAGCGGGAGCCGAAGTTCCCCTGATAGGGGAGCGCAATGCGCGGCTCCTGCATGGCTTTGATGCCGTCTTCGCCTAAGACGCGTGTCTGCCCAAACTTGCCCCCGCCCAAATACATCGCGGCGTAGCGGGCTAAGTCGTAGATATTGCTAATCAGTGCGCCGTCGGCCGTCAAGCCGCCGTAAGCATAAGTTGAAGGCATCTGCTCGCCGGTGCGGGTGATGACGTAAGGCACGGCGACGTCGCTGTCCTTCTCTACCGCGGCTTTGCCAAAAAAGCTTCTGTCCATACCAAGGGGCAGCAAAATATGTGTGCGCACGTAGTCCTCGTAAGGGACGCCCGCGCACTTCTCAATCACCGCGCCAAGCGCGGCATAGCCCTCGTTCAGGTAAAACCAGCGTTCGCCGGGCTTAAACAGAGTCCAGTCGTTAGCGTCCTGCATAAAAGTCACGAGGTCGCTGTAGCTCGCAATCGGCAGCCAATTATCCTGCGCGCCCGTGCGTCCTCGGATTACCGCCTCGGCATAAGCTAACGCCGGTATGCCGGACGAATGGGTGAGCAGGTGCAGAATGGTCACGCGCTCGCCCTGCGGCCTCACCGGAAACGGCACGTGCAGGTCGACCGGGTCGTCGAGGCGGAGCTTCCCCTGCTCGGCTAGCTGCATAATGGCTAGCGCAGTAAAGGACTTGGTCACCGAGCCGATGCCATACAGCGTCTTCGTCGTGGCCGGGAGCCCGCGCGCCACGTCTTTAAAGCCAAACGCCCTCGCCCACACCACTTCCTCTCCCTTGACGACGGCAGCTGTCAGCGACGGCAGCTTAGTTTCGGACAGCTTCTCCAGAATAAACTCCTCTAACCTAGCAAACACAACGCCACCTCCTCGTATTTGGCACACATAGGTGCTGTAAGTGGTAATTCTGCGGCGAGGCGGCAAATCCTTTAGATATGCGAAACTGCAGGCTCCCCCACTCGCAAGGCGCACGAAACGCCTGGAATGGGGGAGTCTCTCTAGCCAGTGATTAATTCTCCTCTGGGTCTCCTGGTAACCTTGGCTGTCACACAACTGGGCAATTGTCTCGGGCGGGAGATTGGCTTTTCTTAGCTCTGCGGCAAAGGCGCCTACGGCCGCTTGACGCGATGCTTTAAGGCTTAGACCCATAACACCTGCTTTGACTGCTAAGCCTAGGCCCTTGCCGGCAAGGCGCATTAACCGTAGTGCACCCAAGGCTATTCTTCGTCCTCAGGGCAGCAGACAATCTCCTCGCCATGGCTTCGGTGCATCCGTATTTTGTGGCTCATCTTATGTGGGTGTATCGATACCACGCCGGGCTTGTCGATTTTGTCACTAAAGCTTTTGATTGTGCTAAGGTAGTCGCGCGTGAGACTGGAGGCAAGCTCAGTGTCAATACCGCTGGCAATAAGCTCTTTGTAGAAGTTGCCTACTGCTTGCCCCATGCCCTTCCCGGCTTCGGGGGAATAGACTACTTCCTTTATGGACCTAATGAGATGCGGCACTTTGTCGCTTACTACGCCAAGCAGCTTGCTGATCTCTTCAACCGGAATCTCTCTTCTCCCTTTGTTTTCATCGTGTTCTTTTGACATTTCTCAGACCTCCCTGTTAATTCCCTACTGCGGCGAGCAGCCAGTCGGCAAGTGATTGGTTTCTTAGTGTCGGGACGGGCATTTTGACTACAAGGAACCCGTCGAAGAGCGGTGGCAACGCAAATTCGGCCATGCAGACTGTCACCCTAGGAACAGAGATTGGCACGAGCTGGAGTATCTCTCGCAGCACCCTGTGCGTCAAGGCATCGTCGGTATGGTCCGGCAGCGGTCGTGTGCACAGCCTCGCGATGGGCAGGGAGTCAATTTCTGCGTGCAGCTTAGGCCCAATGCTATGCCAAAACGCAAGCTCCTGCCGGCATGTACCACACGTGCCGAGGTGATGCACTACCAACATTCTATCGCTTTCATCGAGGCCGTCGGCAGCAAACCAAGGCAATAGCTCGCAGATGCTCATGTCCTCACCTCCCCTAGGCTTGCCAGTAGCGCACGTCTGGCTAGAAACATTCGGCTTTTGACTGTACCGACCGCAACGCGCTGCAGCTCTGCTATTTCGCGGTAGGTTAATCCGGCATAATAGGCTAGTAGCACAACTTCTTGCTGCTCCTCCGGCAGAGCGCGTACCGCACTAAGTACCACCAGCCGATTTTCGCTCGACTCGCTGGCATTGCCCACGCCTAGATGCTGGACTTCGCTAGTTAGCTCCTCCGTCGGTCGGTGTTTACGCCTTGTCTCGCGGATTTTGTTGTGTGCGACTCCAAAGACCCAAGTAGAGACGGTGGACTTCCCTGTGAATGAAGCGGCTGATTTCCACACGGTTAGGAATGTCTCCTGCAGACAGTCGCTGGCCAGTTCGCTATCCTGCAGCCGACTTAGGGCAAAGCGGTAGATGCGTTCCTTATACTTTTCGTACAGCGCCGCAAAGCTACTCGTGCAGCCTTTACTGATAGCTGCCAGCAGTTCTTGGTCACTGTACACCGCGCTCACCGCCTCTCGTATATTAGTGTCGGTTTAGGGGTGAGAGGTTCACTTCGCAGCAGGATTTTGCTCGATCTCGGCAGAATAAGGAGTGAAACGTAATCGATGGGAGCTGATTAGGTGCTTCGACGAATCAGCATTAGAGGCTTTAAAAGCTTACGCGATGCGGACATTGAACTTCAGCAAATCAACGTGCTGATCGGTGCTAACGGAGTCGGGAAATCTAATTTCCTTGCGTTCTTTCGCATGCTCAATTACCTAACTAGTAAGGGCCTGCAGGTGTATATTGCTAAGGCTGGCGGAGCCGACATGCTTTTGCACTACGGGTCGAAGAATACTCCACGCTTAGAATGCTCCCTCGCATTTGATACAGAGCAGGGAACGAATATTTACGAGATGTCATTAACAAGTGCTGCAGGTGATACCCTAATCTTCACTGATGAGAAAGCATGCTTTAACAGGAGGGATGGCACGCAGAGGCTTCCGATATCATTAGGTCAGGCGGGCCATAAAGAGACGGCTCTTGACGAGAGCACAGTGGAGGGTATTAGTAGAGTCGGACGCTTCATTAGATCTGCTATGAGCATGTGGCGAGTCTATCATTTTCATGATACTTCTCCTGAGGCCAGACTAAAGAAAAAGTGTAGCATCTACGATAACGAGTACTTGCGAGATGATGCCGGGAACCTCGCTGCCTTCTTGTTTCGTTTGCGTTCTGAATCATCACCGTACTACAATCGAATTGTTGAAGCTGTTCGTCAGTTTGCGCCTTGGTTCGGTGACTTTGTTCTCAGACCAGACGTGGTGAATTCGGGGTCGATCTCCTTGGCGTGGCGTGAAAGAGACTCGGACCACTTGTTCAGCGTCGACCAGCTGTCTGATGGCACGGTAAGAATGATGGCCTTGGCTACACTCCTCTTACAACCCCAGCTACCCTCATGCATTATTCTGGATGAGCCGGAACTGGGCCTTCACCCCTATGCGCTTAACATTCTCTCAGATCTCATCAAGGCAGCCTCCATGAAGTCACAGGTAATACTGGCAACTCAATCTGCCCACCTCGTTGATCAATTCGCTGCCAAAGACATCATTGTCGCGGAGCGAAGGAACAGTCAAACAGTCTTTGAAAGACTAAATGAGGAACACCTTGCAGCTTGGCTACAAGAATACTCCCTAGGCGAGCTGTGGGATAAGAATGTCTTCGGGGGCAGGCCCGCCCTATGAGTCGCATTAATGTTGTTGTGGAGGGGCAGACCGAGGAGGCTTTTGTCACGCAGGTGCTCGCTCCCTATCTTGGCGCACAAGGCGTCTTCCTCACACCTAGGCGAGCCTATACCAGCAAGCGCGGAACTAAGTATCATAGAGGAGGTGTGACCACCTACTCTCTAGTCAAACGCGATATAGTCACTTGGCTTCGGCAAGACCAAGGCGCGTGGGTAACAACTATGCTGGACTTGTACCGGCTTCCTGACGACTTTCCCGGGCACCTAACTACATCATCTAGCCAAGACCCCTATGTGATTGCGAGTGCGCTAGAAGCGGCATTGGCTCAAGACATAAGCAGCCTTCGGTTCATCCCCTACATCCAGCTACACGAATTTGAGGCTTATCTGTTCTCAGACGTTTCTGCTATAGCCAGTTATTTCTTCGAATGTGAAGGTCTCAGAGACAACCTTAGTGCGATCAGAGATGGATACCATAGCCCAGAACACAT
It includes:
- a CDS encoding serine hydrolase, with protein sequence MGALRLMRLAGKGLGLAVKAGVMGLSLKASRQAAVGAFAAELRKANLPPETIAQLCDSQGYQETQRRINHWLERLPHSRRFVRLASGGACSFAYLKDLPPRRRITTYSTYVCQIRGGGVVFARLEEFILEKLSETKLPSLTAAVVKGEEVVWARAFGFKDVARGLPATTKTLYGIGSVTKSFTALAIMQLAEQGKLRLDDPVDLHVPFPVRPQGERVTILHLLTHSSGIPALAYAEAVIRGRTGAQDNWLPIASYSDLVTFMQDANDWTLFKPGERWFYLNEGYAALGAVIEKCAGVPYEDYVRTHILLPLGMDRSFFGKAAVEKDSDVAVPYVITRTGEQMPSTYAYGGLTADGALISNIYDLARYAAMYLGGGKFGQTRVLGEDGIKAMQEPRIALPYQGNFGSRYYALGLFNTPAFYGRTLIDHGGSVLVATAFMGFVPEEGLGVVLLANGSGYPLSQIGQYALCLLLGQEPAELPFIALERELTALTGVYETYKGTMRVQVKKAGSLLMLENKDKYNDTTAPLLVEDLSGAHKRFYTLNTGVRVPIEFAVSDKGIELIYERYLLRRVGKLG
- a CDS encoding RNA polymerase sigma factor, which gives rise to MYSDQELLAAISKGCTSSFAALYEKYKERIYRFALSRLQDSELASDCLQETFLTVWKSAASFTGKSTVSTWVFGVAHNKIRETRRKHRPTEELTSEVQHLGVGNASESSENRLVVLSAVRALPEEQQEVVLLAYYAGLTYREIAELQRVAVGTVKSRMFLARRALLASLGEVRT
- a CDS encoding DUF4276 family protein, which codes for MSRINVVVEGQTEEAFVTQVLAPYLGAQGVFLTPRRAYTSKRGTKYHRGGVTTYSLVKRDIVTWLRQDQGAWVTTMLDLYRLPDDFPGHLTTSSSQDPYVIASALEAALAQDISSLRFIPYIQLHEFEAYLFSDVSAIASYFFECEGLRDNLSAIRDGYHSPEHINSRPGQAPSKRLMQHVPAYDALKRIAGPVIAEKIGLAVIRKECLHFNSWIERMVAVTQKPSGTR
- a CDS encoding AAA family ATPase, with the translated sequence MLRRISIRGFKSLRDADIELQQINVLIGANGVGKSNFLAFFRMLNYLTSKGLQVYIAKAGGADMLLHYGSKNTPRLECSLAFDTEQGTNIYEMSLTSAAGDTLIFTDEKACFNRRDGTQRLPISLGQAGHKETALDESTVEGISRVGRFIRSAMSMWRVYHFHDTSPEARLKKKCSIYDNEYLRDDAGNLAAFLFRLRSESSPYYNRIVEAVRQFAPWFGDFVLRPDVVNSGSISLAWRERDSDHLFSVDQLSDGTVRMMALATLLLQPQLPSCIILDEPELGLHPYALNILSDLIKAASMKSQVILATQSAHLVDQFAAKDIIVAERRNSQTVFERLNEEHLAAWLQEYSLGELWDKNVFGGRPAL